A genomic window from Salvia splendens isolate huo1 chromosome 11, SspV2, whole genome shotgun sequence includes:
- the LOC121754810 gene encoding secreted RxLR effector protein 161-like, which yields MSSSKPMFVPLSQQFKLSANQSPQNEDQRREMDKIPYANIVGSIMYTMVCTRPDISHAISVASTYMADPGLEHWHALKWILRYLNGTQGYGILFDGNEKEVEQPLMGCCDSDFATNVDTRKSQSGYVFCLYGSAVSWKPSLQSVVSLSTTEAEYISLIEAVKESLWLKGICFDFGVAQDAVTVLCDSNSAICLSKHQTFHERSKHVDVKLHFIRDEVDKGSVKIEKVATEENASDMLTKVLSGSKVK from the coding sequence ATGAGCTCAAGCAAGCCAATGTTTGTTCCTCTGAgtcaacagttcaagctcagtGCCAATCAGAGTCCTCAAAATGAAGATCAGAGAAGAGAAATGGATAAGATTCCTTATGCAAATATAGTGGGAAGcatcatgtacaccatggtgtgtacaaggcctGATATCAGTCATGCTATAAGTGTTGCAAGTACGTACATGGCAGACCCTGGTCTAGAACATTGGCATGCTTTGAAATGGATATTAAGATATCTAAATGGTACTCAAGGATATGGAATTCTGTTTGATGGAAATGAAAAAGAGGTGGAGCAGCCTCTGATGGGGTGTTGTGATTCTGACTTTGCAACTAATGTTGATACAAGGAAATCACAATCTGgatatgtgttttgtttgtatGGGTCTGCAGTGAGCTGGAAGCCAAGCCTCCAGTCAGTAGTGTCACTCTCAACaaccgaagccgagtatataTCCTTAATTGAAGCAGTGAAGGAAAGCCTATGGCTGAAAGGAATATGCTTTGATTTTGGAGTTGCCCAGGATGCAGTAACTGTGTTATGTGACTCAAACAGTGCAATATGTCTGTCAAAACATCAAACCTTCCATGAAAGAAGTAAGCATGTGGATGTCAAGCTACATTTTATAAGAGATGAAGTGGATAAGGGTTCTGTGAAGATTGAAAAGGTTGCAACAGAAGAGAATGCATCTGATATGCTCACAAAAGTTCTGTCTGGATCA